Proteins encoded within one genomic window of Chitinophaga parva:
- a CDS encoding helix-turn-helix domain-containing protein, translating into MKDVQEILTMAIPQPAMSDQLQLAESSAVAVPDCMEFELQRFTYDVPLPVEDVAMVVYQPAKRGQAATIELRYCVNGSKYCKNPACTDSLCAEHKGKCNEKDPSLDLVTLRFQPTFIQTLQKGATNFSFELSGKKPFVKTLQPCNKSKAVLEQMVHHNYEGILKNIFLQSKALELLLFSSDQFIRNDTEERYGCRFLTQLEDREKIIKAREILLQQLDAPITIRDLARKVAMNECYLKKGFKAMYGTTIYDYFQKERMEKARGLLYEQGISVSEVAMQMGYSCISHFSTAFKKHTGLKPCELLLR; encoded by the coding sequence TTGAAAGACGTACAGGAAATATTAACGATGGCCATTCCCCAGCCTGCAATGAGTGATCAGTTGCAGCTGGCGGAAAGCAGTGCCGTGGCCGTGCCAGACTGCATGGAATTTGAACTGCAGCGCTTTACCTACGATGTGCCCCTGCCGGTGGAGGACGTGGCCATGGTGGTGTACCAGCCCGCCAAACGCGGGCAGGCCGCTACGATAGAGCTGCGCTACTGCGTGAATGGCAGCAAGTACTGTAAGAACCCTGCCTGCACGGATAGCCTCTGCGCAGAGCACAAGGGTAAGTGCAATGAAAAAGATCCTTCCCTGGACCTGGTAACCCTGCGTTTCCAGCCCACCTTCATACAAACCTTACAAAAAGGCGCCACCAATTTCTCTTTTGAACTGAGCGGCAAAAAGCCCTTTGTGAAGACCCTGCAGCCGTGCAACAAGAGCAAGGCCGTGCTGGAGCAGATGGTGCACCACAATTATGAAGGCATTCTCAAAAATATTTTCCTGCAAAGCAAGGCCCTGGAACTGCTGCTGTTCAGCTCCGACCAGTTCATCAGGAACGATACGGAAGAGCGTTACGGCTGCCGTTTCCTCACCCAGCTGGAAGACCGGGAAAAGATCATCAAGGCCCGCGAGATCCTGCTCCAGCAGCTGGATGCGCCTATCACTATCCGTGACCTGGCCCGTAAGGTAGCGATGAACGAGTGTTACCTGAAAAAAGGCTTTAAGGCCATGTATGGTACCACCATTTACGATTACTTCCAGAAAGAGCGGATGGAGAAGGCCCGTGGCCTGCTGTATGAACAGGGCATTTCCGTATCGGAGGTGGCCATGCAGATGGGGTATTCCTGTATTTCCCACTTCTCTACCGCGTTCAAGAAACACACTGGCCTGAAGCCGTGTGAACTGCTGCTCCGGTAG
- the gyrB gene encoding DNA topoisomerase (ATP-hydrolyzing) subunit B, whose amino-acid sequence MSEELVQTPPAGNSGYDAGSIQVLEGLEAVRKRPAMYIGDIGVKGLHHLVYEVVDNSIDEALAGYCKNIEVFINEDNSITVVDDGRGIPTGMHPKEGRSALEVVMTVLHAGGKFDKNTYKVSGGLHGVGVSCVNALSDPCHVTVRREGQIFEQEYRAGIPQYAVRVIGEADTTGTTVHFKPDGEIFKDTTYNREILAGRLRELAFLNRGIRIVLTDKRELDDAGHPVSETFYSEGGLQEFVIMVDKNARRNPLVPQPITIEAHDAGTNVAIEVSMLYNDSFSENIFSYVNNINTIEGGTHVAGFRRAITRVFKSYGDKNKLFEKSKVEVTGDDFREGLSAIISVKVPEPQFEGQTKTKLGNSDVMGVVDSAVAQVLDAYLEEHPREAKTIINKVVLAAQAREAARKARQMVQRKSVMTGSGLPGKLADCSDNDPEKCELYLVEGDSAGGTAKQGRNRNYQAILPLRGKILNVEKAMEHKIYENEEIKNIFTALGVTIGTEEDDKALNLAKLRYHKLVIMTDADVDGSHIATLILTFIFRYMRALVDQGYVYLAQPPLYLVKKGKDQIYCWNEPQRKAAITKLAAGGKEDSVVVQRYKGLGEMNAEQLWETTMNPDKRTLKQVTIESLSEADRVFGMLMGDEVPPRREFIESHAKYARIDA is encoded by the coding sequence ATGAGCGAAGAATTAGTGCAAACTCCCCCTGCTGGAAATAGTGGTTACGATGCTGGAAGTATCCAGGTATTGGAAGGTTTGGAAGCGGTGCGCAAGCGTCCTGCCATGTACATTGGTGATATCGGGGTCAAGGGGCTGCACCACCTGGTTTATGAAGTGGTGGACAACTCTATCGATGAAGCCCTGGCAGGCTATTGCAAAAACATTGAAGTTTTCATCAACGAAGATAATTCCATCACGGTAGTGGATGATGGCCGTGGTATCCCTACGGGCATGCACCCCAAAGAAGGCCGCTCCGCCCTGGAAGTGGTAATGACGGTGCTCCACGCCGGTGGTAAATTTGACAAGAATACCTACAAGGTTTCCGGTGGTCTCCACGGGGTGGGTGTAAGCTGCGTGAATGCGCTGTCTGACCCCTGCCATGTAACCGTGCGCCGCGAAGGCCAGATCTTTGAACAGGAGTACCGCGCCGGTATTCCCCAATACGCCGTGCGCGTGATCGGGGAGGCTGATACCACCGGAACCACGGTGCACTTCAAACCCGATGGGGAGATCTTCAAGGACACCACGTATAACCGGGAGATCCTGGCCGGCCGCCTGCGCGAACTGGCTTTCCTGAACCGCGGTATCCGCATTGTGCTCACAGACAAGCGGGAGCTGGACGATGCCGGCCACCCCGTGAGCGAAACCTTCTACAGTGAAGGTGGCCTGCAGGAATTTGTGATCATGGTGGACAAGAACGCCCGCCGCAACCCGCTGGTACCCCAGCCTATCACCATTGAGGCCCACGATGCCGGTACCAACGTAGCCATCGAGGTGTCCATGCTGTACAATGATTCCTTCAGCGAAAACATTTTCTCTTACGTAAACAATATCAACACCATTGAAGGCGGTACACACGTGGCAGGCTTCCGCCGCGCCATTACCCGTGTGTTCAAGTCTTATGGCGATAAGAACAAGCTCTTTGAAAAGAGCAAGGTAGAGGTGACCGGTGATGACTTCCGCGAAGGCCTGAGCGCTATTATCAGCGTAAAGGTGCCCGAGCCGCAGTTTGAAGGCCAGACTAAAACCAAGCTGGGTAACTCCGACGTAATGGGCGTGGTAGACAGCGCAGTGGCGCAGGTGCTGGACGCCTACCTGGAAGAGCATCCCCGTGAGGCTAAGACCATCATCAACAAGGTAGTGCTGGCAGCACAGGCCCGCGAGGCGGCCCGCAAGGCCCGCCAGATGGTACAGCGTAAGAGCGTGATGACCGGCTCCGGCCTGCCCGGCAAGCTGGCCGACTGCTCTGATAACGATCCTGAAAAATGTGAGCTCTACCTCGTCGAAGGTGACTCGGCGGGTGGTACCGCCAAGCAGGGCCGCAACCGTAACTACCAGGCCATTCTGCCCCTCCGTGGTAAGATCCTGAACGTGGAAAAGGCCATGGAGCATAAGATCTATGAGAACGAGGAGATCAAGAATATCTTCACCGCCCTGGGCGTAACCATTGGCACAGAAGAAGATGATAAGGCCCTGAACCTGGCAAAACTCCGCTATCACAAGCTGGTGATCATGACAGATGCCGACGTGGACGGAAGCCACATTGCCACCCTGATCCTCACCTTCATTTTCCGCTACATGCGCGCACTGGTAGACCAGGGATATGTGTACCTGGCACAGCCGCCCCTGTACCTGGTAAAGAAAGGCAAGGACCAGATCTATTGCTGGAATGAGCCCCAGCGCAAAGCCGCCATTACCAAGCTGGCTGCTGGCGGTAAGGAAGACAGCGTAGTGGTACAGCGTTATAAAGGTTTGGGTGAAATGAACGCTGAGCAGCTTTGGGAAACCACCATGAACCCGGACAAGCGCACCCTGAAACAGGTGACCATTGAAAGCCTCTCTGAAGCAGACCGCGTATTTGGTATGCTGATGGGTGACGAGGTGCCGCCCCGCCGTGAGTTCATCGAATCACATGCGAAATATGCCCGCATTGATGCCTAA
- a CDS encoding SIMPL domain-containing protein → MSWAQSNDKTPPVKKISVTGSAESEITPDIIYFDITLHEYKNRNSKVDISTLEKQLQKAALDAGVRSSDFTIANVYGFNGDQWWKKKKDPDFMARKTYRLKLSKLDKINEILAAVDDEGIESVSISSYEYSKMESLRKEVKEKAIQAAKTKAAYLAAAIDEQIGGALEIQELNTDNYSDVRPVMYNTMVRAAAAPAADMPSIDFKTIKVRAEVNATFFIK, encoded by the coding sequence ATGAGCTGGGCACAAAGCAATGATAAAACACCGCCGGTAAAAAAAATATCCGTCACCGGCAGCGCTGAATCTGAGATCACGCCAGACATTATCTACTTTGACATTACACTGCATGAGTACAAAAACAGAAATTCAAAGGTAGACATCAGCACCCTGGAAAAACAATTACAGAAAGCCGCACTGGACGCCGGTGTACGGTCATCAGACTTCACCATTGCCAATGTGTATGGCTTCAATGGTGACCAGTGGTGGAAGAAGAAAAAAGACCCGGACTTCATGGCCCGCAAAACCTACCGCCTGAAGCTGTCTAAGCTGGATAAGATCAACGAGATCCTCGCTGCCGTGGATGACGAAGGCATTGAAAGCGTAAGCATTTCTTCCTATGAGTACAGCAAGATGGAAAGCCTGCGTAAAGAAGTAAAAGAAAAGGCTATCCAGGCTGCCAAGACCAAAGCGGCTTACCTGGCCGCCGCTATTGATGAGCAGATAGGTGGCGCCCTGGAGATCCAGGAGCTGAACACTGACAACTACTCTGATGTACGTCCCGTGATGTACAACACCATGGTAAGAGCTGCTGCTGCACCGGCTGCAGACATGCCTTCCATTGATTTCAAGACCATCAAGGTGCGTGCAGAAGTAAATGCAACTTTCTTTATTAAGTAA
- the mfd gene encoding transcription-repair coupling factor → MNLQAVLQLYQRDTRLQTLVKGIHMPDPQYFQLTGLHGSAASFVSVGTWAQSDANHLFILNDKEEAAYFQNDLEHLSQALDIFYFPDSFKKTGIFSEFNNSHSMLRTEALMRFSGTQAHKKVLVSYPEALFEKVAGAKAYNANMVQLKVGDVLKIDPLLEKLVQWGFEHADFVYEPGQYAVRGGILDIYSFGNDKPYRIELFGDDIDSIRLFDPESQLSERKLTQVTLIANMDTHAADHLKTSLLEFLPANTVVWMKDPQYIREVLQTMEIRLADWLATGNSTRTTDEETLHLKESDFVPAGELFRQILEHHCIIFGSKPLPEDGLRNVQPLAFDTSDQPVFNRQFDMLIKDLAKHNANKYTLFIFAENPRQLERLRSIFEDLKADFVFYPIPTPISAGYIDHAQKILVYTDHQIFQRYHKFKLKQAYNKNKALTLKTLRELQSGDYVTHIDHGVGVYSGLQKIEVNGKMQEAIRIVYKNNDLLYVNINSLHKISKYTGKEGQEPRVNKLGSDAWDKLKEKAKTQVKDIAKDLIKLYAARKAQQGFAHQPDTYLQTELEASFLYEDTPDQSKAVADVKRDMESSSPMDRLVCGDVGFGKTEVAVRAAFKSVVDGKQAAVLVPTTILAFQHYKTFSDRLKDFPCTVDYLNRFKSAKQKKETLQRLAEGKIDIIVGTHALLSKDVKFKDLGVLVVDEEQKFGVSAKEKLKQWKVNVDTLTLTATPIPRTLQFSLMGARDLSIINTPPPNRQPIETEVHVFDQELIRDAIYYETERGGQVYFIHNRVQGLREMAGLIQGLCPDLSIGTAHGQLEGHELETVIMDFIDRKYDVLVCTNIVESGVDISNANTIIINNAHHFGLSDLHQLRGRVGRSNKKAFCYLLAPPISSLPADSRKRLQTLEQHSELGSGFQIAMRDLDIRGAGNLLGGEQSGFIAEIGFDMYQKILDEAIRELKHTDFKELFKDQIEEKKDFVSDCTIDTDLEILIPDSYVESIQERLNLYQELDNIETEEKLKAFEASLADRFGPIPAPVYDLFTTIRCRWCAIKLGFEKMILKDETLRCYFINNPDSPYFESPTFNHILHYIQTRTNNAKLKQAGKNFLLTATRIKSMTELYDLISGMAKR, encoded by the coding sequence ATGAATCTACAGGCCGTTTTACAACTGTACCAACGTGATACCCGCCTGCAAACGCTGGTGAAAGGGATACATATGCCCGATCCGCAATATTTCCAGCTCACCGGCTTACATGGCAGCGCCGCATCATTCGTATCCGTAGGTACCTGGGCACAATCTGATGCCAACCATCTTTTTATTCTCAACGACAAAGAGGAAGCCGCCTATTTCCAGAACGACCTGGAACACCTGAGCCAGGCCCTCGATATTTTCTACTTCCCAGACTCTTTCAAGAAAACAGGCATATTCTCGGAGTTTAACAACAGCCATAGTATGTTGCGCACCGAAGCCCTCATGCGCTTCTCCGGTACCCAGGCCCACAAAAAAGTGCTGGTGTCTTACCCGGAAGCGTTGTTTGAGAAAGTAGCCGGCGCCAAGGCTTACAATGCCAACATGGTGCAGCTCAAAGTAGGCGATGTGCTGAAAATAGACCCGCTGCTGGAAAAGCTGGTCCAGTGGGGCTTTGAGCACGCCGACTTTGTGTATGAGCCCGGGCAGTACGCCGTGCGCGGGGGTATCCTGGATATTTATTCCTTTGGCAACGACAAGCCTTACCGCATAGAACTGTTTGGAGATGATATTGACTCCATCCGCCTCTTTGACCCGGAAAGCCAGCTCAGTGAGCGCAAACTCACGCAGGTGACCCTCATTGCCAACATGGACACCCATGCAGCAGATCACCTGAAAACCTCCCTGCTGGAATTTCTGCCGGCCAATACCGTGGTGTGGATGAAGGACCCGCAATACATCCGGGAAGTGCTGCAAACCATGGAGATCCGCCTGGCAGACTGGCTGGCCACCGGCAACTCCACCCGCACTACGGACGAGGAAACCCTGCACCTGAAGGAAAGTGATTTTGTGCCCGCCGGAGAACTGTTCCGCCAGATCCTGGAGCACCACTGCATTATCTTTGGCAGCAAGCCCCTGCCGGAAGATGGCCTGCGCAACGTACAGCCCCTTGCTTTTGATACCAGCGACCAACCGGTGTTTAACCGCCAGTTTGATATGCTGATCAAAGACCTGGCAAAACATAACGCTAACAAATACACGCTGTTCATCTTTGCAGAGAACCCGCGCCAGCTGGAACGCCTGCGCAGCATCTTTGAAGACCTGAAGGCGGACTTTGTTTTCTACCCCATTCCCACGCCCATCAGCGCCGGTTATATTGACCACGCGCAGAAAATACTGGTGTATACGGATCACCAGATCTTCCAGCGCTACCACAAGTTTAAGCTGAAGCAGGCCTACAACAAGAACAAGGCCCTTACGCTGAAAACCCTGCGGGAGCTGCAATCCGGCGATTATGTGACGCATATAGACCATGGAGTGGGTGTGTACAGCGGCTTACAGAAAATAGAAGTGAATGGAAAAATGCAGGAAGCTATCCGCATTGTGTATAAAAACAATGACCTGCTGTATGTGAACATCAACTCCCTGCACAAGATCAGCAAGTACACCGGCAAGGAAGGCCAGGAGCCCCGCGTGAACAAGCTGGGCAGCGATGCCTGGGATAAGCTGAAAGAAAAGGCCAAGACCCAGGTAAAGGATATTGCCAAAGACCTCATTAAACTGTACGCGGCGCGCAAGGCCCAGCAGGGCTTTGCCCACCAGCCGGATACTTACCTGCAAACGGAGCTGGAAGCATCTTTCCTGTACGAGGATACGCCAGACCAGAGTAAAGCCGTGGCAGATGTGAAGCGCGATATGGAATCATCGTCCCCCATGGACCGCCTGGTGTGTGGCGATGTGGGTTTTGGTAAAACAGAAGTAGCCGTGCGCGCGGCCTTCAAAAGCGTGGTGGATGGCAAGCAGGCCGCCGTACTGGTGCCCACTACCATCCTGGCTTTCCAGCATTACAAAACCTTCTCCGACCGCCTGAAGGACTTCCCCTGCACGGTGGATTACCTGAACCGCTTCAAATCTGCCAAGCAGAAAAAAGAAACCCTGCAACGCCTGGCGGAAGGCAAAATAGATATCATTGTAGGCACCCACGCGCTGCTCAGCAAAGACGTGAAGTTCAAAGACCTGGGCGTGCTGGTGGTGGATGAGGAACAGAAATTTGGTGTGAGCGCCAAGGAAAAGCTGAAGCAATGGAAAGTGAACGTGGACACGCTCACCCTAACGGCTACGCCTATCCCAAGAACACTGCAGTTCTCCCTCATGGGTGCACGGGATCTTTCCATCATCAATACACCGCCGCCTAACCGGCAGCCTATTGAAACGGAAGTGCACGTGTTTGACCAGGAGCTGATCCGCGATGCCATTTATTATGAAACGGAGCGTGGCGGCCAGGTATATTTCATTCACAACCGGGTGCAGGGCCTCCGGGAAATGGCAGGCCTCATCCAGGGCCTGTGCCCGGACCTGAGCATCGGTACCGCCCACGGCCAGCTGGAAGGCCATGAACTGGAAACGGTGATCATGGATTTCATAGACCGCAAATATGATGTGCTGGTGTGCACCAACATCGTGGAAAGCGGCGTGGATATTTCCAATGCCAATACCATCATCATCAACAACGCCCACCACTTTGGCCTTAGCGACCTGCACCAGCTCCGTGGGCGCGTGGGCCGCAGTAATAAAAAAGCATTCTGCTACCTGCTGGCGCCTCCCATCAGCAGCCTGCCGGCAGACAGCCGTAAGCGCCTGCAAACCCTGGAACAACACAGTGAGCTGGGCAGCGGTTTCCAGATAGCCATGCGCGACCTGGACATCCGCGGCGCGGGCAACCTGCTGGGGGGTGAGCAAAGCGGCTTCATTGCAGAAATAGGTTTTGATATGTACCAGAAGATCCTGGACGAAGCCATCCGCGAGTTGAAGCATACGGATTTCAAGGAGCTGTTCAAAGACCAGATAGAAGAAAAGAAAGACTTTGTGAGCGACTGTACCATTGATACAGACCTGGAGATCCTCATCCCGGACAGCTACGTAGAAAGCATCCAGGAGCGTTTGAACCTCTACCAGGAACTGGACAATATTGAAACAGAAGAAAAGCTCAAAGCCTTTGAAGCCTCGCTGGCAGACCGCTTTGGCCCCATCCCTGCGCCGGTGTACGACCTGTTCACCACCATCCGCTGCCGCTGGTGTGCCATTAAACTGGGCTTTGAAAAGATGATCCTCAAGGATGAAACCCTGCGTTGTTATTTTATCAACAACCCGGATTCCCCCTACTTTGAATCGCCCACTTTCAATCATATCCTGCACTACATTCAAACCCGCACTAACAATGCGAAGTTGAAGCAGGCAGGCAAAAACTTTTTGCTCACTGCCACCCGCATAAAAAGCATGACAGAACTGTATGACCTGATCAGCGGAATGGCAAAGCGGTAG
- a CDS encoding YcxB family protein — MFTIAGYLFHVVNRGALAGVTGMTILIVWSFWYLLPVSTYNKAATFQDNIRLRVNEEGMTITTSEGGDRSVGWQRFSQVVETQKFIYLYRDKKSFFLIPLSAFQTPESRADFMDLLQRHFPGKYIIDGK, encoded by the coding sequence TTGTTCACCATCGCAGGATACCTGTTCCATGTGGTGAACCGTGGCGCCCTGGCCGGCGTTACGGGCATGACCATCCTCATTGTATGGAGCTTCTGGTACCTGCTGCCTGTATCCACTTACAACAAGGCCGCTACTTTCCAGGACAACATCCGCCTCCGTGTAAACGAGGAAGGCATGACCATCACCACCAGCGAGGGCGGCGACCGCTCCGTAGGCTGGCAGCGCTTTTCCCAGGTGGTGGAAACCCAAAAGTTCATTTACCTCTACCGCGATAAGAAATCCTTTTTCCTCATCCCGCTCAGCGCCTTTCAAACACCGGAGTCCCGGGCGGATTTCATGGACCTGCTGCAGCGTCACTTCCCGGGGAAGTATATCATTGACGGTAAATAA
- a CDS encoding Dph6-related ATP pyrophosphatase: MKKKALMNWSSGKDAAYALWQVLQAGSHQVDFLFTTLSAAYRRVSMHGLSEALLDAQAARVGIPLRKAWLPEQAGLEDYNAIMGQEMAFMRDQGISTSIFGDIFLEDLKQYRERQLEQVGMEGVFPLWKRDSRALVEAMIADGFKAVVVCVNADLLPAHFTGRVIDAAFLADLPEGVDPCGENGEFHSFVVDGPLFSSPVPYRVGQVEERSYGEQHRFFFRELLLGE, encoded by the coding sequence ATGAAGAAAAAAGCCCTGATGAACTGGAGCAGTGGCAAGGATGCCGCCTATGCCCTCTGGCAGGTATTGCAGGCGGGCAGCCACCAGGTGGATTTCCTCTTTACCACGTTGAGCGCTGCCTACCGGCGGGTGTCCATGCACGGCCTGTCTGAAGCCCTGCTGGACGCCCAGGCCGCACGGGTAGGCATTCCCCTGCGCAAGGCCTGGCTGCCGGAGCAGGCCGGCCTGGAAGATTACAACGCGATCATGGGGCAGGAGATGGCATTCATGCGGGACCAGGGCATCAGCACGTCCATCTTTGGCGATATTTTCCTGGAAGACCTGAAGCAATACCGGGAGCGCCAGCTGGAGCAGGTGGGTATGGAAGGCGTGTTCCCGCTCTGGAAGCGGGATAGCCGTGCCCTGGTGGAGGCCATGATCGCGGATGGGTTTAAGGCGGTAGTGGTGTGTGTGAATGCGGACCTTCTCCCCGCCCACTTCACCGGCCGGGTCATAGATGCCGCGTTCCTGGCCGATCTTCCGGAGGGAGTGGATCCTTGCGGGGAGAATGGGGAGTTTCATTCTTTCGTAGTGGATGGGCCGTTGTTTTCCAGCCCGGTGCCTTACCGGGTGGGCCAGGTAGAGGAGCGGAGCTATGGAGAACAACACCGGTTCTTTTTCAGGGAGTTGCTGCTGGGGGAATGA
- the aqpZ gene encoding aquaporin Z: MRNYLAEFFGTFWLVFGGCGSALFAAGIPGLGIGYAGVALAFGLTVVTMAYGVGHISGGHFNPAVSIGLAAAGRFPGNQVLPYIISQLVGAVLAAAVLYVIVTHNVTPFVIDNTKPGAFAANGYGDLSPHGYSLVAAFIAEFVLTCFFLLVICGASDKFASKELTGLAIGLCLTLIHLISIPITNTSVNPARSTSQALFAGGGFLPQLWLFWVAPIAGALVGGLLYKHLLQLSDKGQAN, encoded by the coding sequence ATGAGAAATTACCTGGCAGAATTCTTTGGTACTTTTTGGCTGGTATTTGGCGGTTGCGGCAGCGCCCTTTTTGCCGCGGGCATCCCGGGCCTTGGCATTGGCTATGCCGGCGTGGCCCTCGCTTTTGGCCTCACGGTGGTCACCATGGCCTACGGTGTAGGACATATCTCCGGCGGGCACTTTAACCCTGCGGTTTCCATCGGGCTGGCGGCAGCAGGCCGTTTTCCGGGCAACCAGGTGCTCCCTTATATTATTTCGCAGCTGGTAGGGGCTGTGCTGGCAGCAGCGGTGCTGTATGTGATCGTTACCCACAATGTCACGCCCTTTGTGATAGACAACACCAAGCCAGGCGCATTTGCAGCCAATGGTTACGGCGACCTGTCGCCCCACGGCTATTCCCTGGTGGCAGCTTTCATTGCAGAATTTGTGCTCACCTGCTTTTTCCTGCTGGTGATCTGCGGCGCGTCAGACAAGTTTGCAAGCAAGGAACTCACAGGACTGGCCATAGGCCTGTGTTTAACCCTCATTCACCTGATCAGCATTCCCATTACCAATACTTCTGTGAACCCCGCACGGTCTACTTCCCAGGCATTGTTTGCCGGGGGCGGCTTCCTTCCGCAGTTATGGCTGTTCTGGGTGGCGCCTATTGCCGGTGCTTTGGTGGGAGGTTTGTTATATAAACATTTGCTCCAGTTGTCGGATAAGGGACAGGCTAATTAA